One segment of Rosa chinensis cultivar Old Blush chromosome 6, RchiOBHm-V2, whole genome shotgun sequence DNA contains the following:
- the LOC112173482 gene encoding flowering-promoting factor 1 has protein sequence MSGVWVFKQNGVMRLVDDSSSSRKKALVHLPSGQVVNSYSALERILTGLGWERYYGGDPDLYQFHKHSSIDLISLPRDFSKFNSVYMYDIVIKNPNLFHVRDM, from the coding sequence ATGTCTGGAGTTTGGGTTTTCAAGCAGAACGGTGTGATGCGCCTGGTGGATGATTCGTCTTCCTCCCGGAAGAAGGCGTTGGTGCACTTGCCCAGCGGCCAGGTGGTGAATTCCTATTCGGCGCTGGAGCGTATCCTCACCGGGCTAGGGTGGGAGAGGTACTACGGCGGCGACCCCGACCTGTACCAATTCCACAAGCACTCTTCCATCGACCTAATTTCTCTGCCCAGAGACTTCAGCAAGTTCAACTCCGTTTACATGTACGACATCGTCATTAAAAACCCCAATCTCTTCCACGTCAGAGACATGTGA
- the LOC112171834 gene encoding uncharacterized protein LOC112171834, with product MAEAMAARLEAALALTDDAVVEFGEAGAATIAASGFYLVGRMLAPRAEDDAGLLKAMAVVWGLRDRLSITKVEGDRFQFRFVVKEEGQRVLHDGPWHFKNWMLLLEEYDCFGALELVPLNSLEAWVTVRRLPPRLRTEESLMLIGLSMGRFLRAEKFAQQRGSPEQRFRVLLDVRRRL from the coding sequence ATGGCAGAGGCTATGGCGGCTCGACTGGAGGCGGCACTTGCGCTGACGGATGATGCGGTGGTGGAGTTTGGGGAAGCTGGAGCAGCGACCATTGCTGCGTCTGGCTTTTATCTGGTGGGTCGTATGTTGGCACCTAGGGCAGAGGATGATGCTGGATTGCTCAAGGCGATGGCGGTGGTATGGGGCCTGCGTGATCGTCTCTCGATCACGAAGGTTGAGGGGGACCGGTTTCAGTTCCGTTTTGTGGTGAAGGAGGAAGGTCAGAGGGTTCTACACGATGGCCCGTGGCATTTCAAGAACTGGATGCTCTTGCTGGAGGAGTATGACTGCTTTGGGGCGCTGGAGTTAGTTCCACTGAACTCATTAGAGGCATGGGTCACAGTGCGACGTCTACCTCCACGCTTGCGGACGGAAGAGTCGTTGATGCTGATTGGATTGTCGATGGGACGGTTTCTGAGGGCAGAGAAGTTTGCACAGCAACGAGGTTCTCCTGAACAACGTTTCCGGGTCCTCTTGGACGTTCGCCGGCGTCTCTAG
- the LOC112171835 gene encoding fasciclin-like arabinogalactan protein 14: MEANKTKASMFFFVLSMLSISSCSAFNITKLLNKESDFSTFNKYLSETKLADQINKRSTITVLAVANDAMGGLSSDDSFTLKSVMSVHVILDYYDKEKLAKLAKNNRSAMLTSLFQSSGVAQNQQGYVRVEVVDGEIFFGSASKGAQMNSKIVKSVTAQPYNISVLEVSSIIGVPNINASPTPEKAPSPKKGKSASLEDEAESPSEDTAESPADDTSDSDSEAPSPSKARDSTPPKPGYEDDLVTADSPSSTPAPAPSKNDARATAAEVGVGVVAMGLVISVLVALF, encoded by the coding sequence ATGGAGGCCAATAAAACTAAAGCCTCGATGTTCTTCTTCGTTCTCTCCATGTTGTCCATAAGCTCTTGTTCGGCTTTCAACATCACGAAGCTGCTTAACAAAGAATCCGATTTCAGCACCTTTAACAAATACCTCTCCGAGACCAAACTCGCCGACCAGATCAACAAGCGAAGCACCATCACCGTCCTCGCCGTGGCCAACGACGCAATGGGCGGCCTCTCTAGCGACGACAGCTTCACCCTCAAGTCGGTCATGAGCGTCCACGTCATCCTCGACTACTACGACAAGGAGAAGTTGGCTAAGCTGGCCAAGAACAATAGAAGCGCCATGCTGACGTCTCTATTCCAGAGTTCGGGCGTGGCTCAAAACCAACAGGGCTACGTTCGGGTCGAAGTCGTTGACGGTGAGATTTTTTTCGGGTCAGCATCCAAGGGTGCACAAATGAACTCCAAGATAGTTAAGTCGGTGACAGCTCAGCCCTACAACATTTCCGTGCTTGAGGTCAGCTCCATCATTGGGGTTCCCAACATCAATGCTTCTCCGACGCCCGAGAAAGCTCCATCACCGAAGAAAGGCAAGTCTGCCAGTCTGGAAGACGAGGCAGAGAGCCCTTCCGAAGACACCGCTGAAAGTCCTGCCGATGACACGTCGGACTCGGACTCGGAGGCTCCAAGTCCGTCCAAAGCCAGAGATTCGACTCCACCCAAGCCAGGTTATGAGGATGATCTGGTGACGGCAGATTCGCCATCTTCGACTCCGGCACCTGCGCCCTCCAAGAATGATGCACGCGCCACCGCTGCTGAGGTGGGAGTTGGGGTTGTTGCGATGGGGTTGGTTATTTCAGTATTGGTTGCTTTGTTCTGA
- the LOC112171836 gene encoding gibberellin 3-beta-dioxygenase 1 has product MATPEEAYMRIIPLDFGSAKSVPDSFVWPQASDEVHSSDGLTIPVIDLTDPNAPQLITEACQTWGILQLKGHGIPTKLMEDMESECERLFSLPTDQKMKALRSPGGSTGYGIVPMQSLFSTTMWHEGLTIMGSAIDHARLLWPNDYQRFCDKIDDYQKQMKALAEQLMRILFKAMSIPVKEVNWFDDPTNSSGCNLALQLNSYPPCPDPTRTLGLAPHTDTSIVTLLQAKTSGLQVFKDGVGWVAVKPLPNALIVHLGDFTRILSNGQFISVLHRVVVKPIQRYSVGYFFRPPMDFAVSPLLSKDLGPEQVPRYRSVTAKEYLDLKARHLEKAFSLIEN; this is encoded by the exons ATGGCTACTCCTGAGGAAGCCTACATGCGTATCATCCCCCTTGATTTTGGCTCAGCCAAATCAGTTCCAGATTCCTTCGTGTGGCCCCAAGCATCCGATGAGGTCCACTCTAGCGACGGGTTAACCATACCCGTTATCGACCTCACGGATCCGAATGCCCCGCAACTCATAACGGAGGCATGTCAGACATGGGGTATTCTCCAATTGAAAGGACATGGAATTCCAACTAAGCTTATGGAGGACATGGAGTCTGAGTGTGAAAGATTGTTTAGTCTCCCAACAGACCAAAAAATGAAGGCCTTAAGATCTCCAGGCGGGAGTACAGGATACGGTATCGTCCCGATGCAGTCCTTGTTTTCCACCACCATGTGGCACGAAGGGCTCACCATCATGGGGTCTGCAATTGATCATGCTAGGCTGCTTTGGCCCAATGATTATCAAAGATTTTG TGATAAAATAGATGATTATCAGAAGCAAATGAAGGCCTTGGCAGAGCAGCTGATGCGCATCCTCTTCAAAGCCATGAGCATTCCTGTAAAAGAAGTCAACTGGTTCGATGATCCAACCAACAGCAGCGGCTGCAATCTGGCTTTACAGCTGAACTCTTACCCTCCATgccctgacccgacccgaaccttGGGCCTTGCACCACACACTGACACTTCCATAGTAACCCTACTCCAAGCTAAAACCAGCGgcctccaagtcttcaaagacggAGTTGGGTGGGTTGCGGTGAAACCCTTACCCAATGCCCTCATTGTACATCTTGGTGATTTCACCCGCATTCTATCCAATGGTCAATTCATCAGTGTTCTTCATCGTGTGGTGGTGAAACCGATCCAACGCTACTCAGTTGGATACTTCTTTAGGCCGCCAATGGATTTTGCTGTGTCACCACTTCTGTCAAAGGATTTGGGTCCGGAACAAGTTCCGCGGTATCGTTCAGTCACAGCAAAGGAGTATCTTGATCTGAAGGCCAGGCATCTTGAGAAAGCATTTTCTCTTATCGAAAATTAG